Proteins encoded together in one bacterium window:
- a CDS encoding TrkA family potassium uptake protein → MKVIVFGCGRTGSTLALLMDKAGHNVTMIEKNPDHLKRLGQIHHIHSIIGSGLDQDTLLQAGIEGTDAFVAATQGDNTNLMAAQMVQDLWNVQKICAKVNDAIRADTYRKLGVFTVTPNALTAGLLHTWLLDEEFKNINEYNRLYEELLQ, encoded by the coding sequence ATGAAGGTGATAGTTTTCGGCTGCGGACGGACTGGTTCGACCTTAGCTCTTTTAATGGATAAGGCTGGGCACAACGTCACAATGATCGAGAAGAACCCCGATCATTTAAAGAGACTGGGCCAAATTCATCATATCCATTCTATCATCGGTAGCGGTTTAGACCAAGACACTCTGCTTCAGGCAGGAATCGAAGGGACTGACGCGTTTGTCGCAGCCACACAAGGGGACAATACTAACCTAATGGCTGCCCAAATGGTGCAAGACCTATGGAATGTGCAAAAGATCTGCGCTAAGGTGAATGATGCTATCCGAGCCGATACTTATCGGAAACTGGGCGTATTCACTGTAACTCCAAATGCTCTCACAGCCGGCTTACTTCATACCTGGCTGCTGGATGAAGAATTCAAAAACATTAATGAATACAATCGCCTGTACGAAGAATTGCTTCAATAA
- a CDS encoding flavin reductase family protein translates to MNKRIIQPLRPVHPSPAALITSVSDDGRTNILTLGEVFNISIRNPVIVGIAIAKPRYSHELISATREYVINLPTAAMVEKVDRCGNTSGREIDKFAAFGLTPVPAQKVRPPLIAECPINLECRVIGIQEIGDHDLFLGEVLVEHVAEEALDEKDRILVGMLDPLCYLHGEYWSCGEKLGKHGFTVR, encoded by the coding sequence ATGAATAAGAGAATTATACAACCGCTGCGGCCAGTGCATCCTTCACCGGCGGCGCTAATCACTTCTGTGAGTGATGATGGCCGGACTAATATTCTTACACTGGGTGAAGTATTCAACATCAGCATCAGAAATCCGGTGATTGTGGGAATTGCGATCGCCAAACCACGCTACTCACACGAACTCATCAGTGCCACCCGCGAGTATGTGATTAATCTTCCAACTGCCGCCATGGTAGAGAAAGTCGATCGATGCGGCAATACTTCCGGACGTGAAATCGATAAGTTTGCGGCCTTTGGTCTTACCCCTGTGCCCGCCCAAAAGGTTCGCCCGCCGCTGATCGCCGAATGCCCCATTAATCTCGAATGTCGGGTGATTGGAATTCAGGAAATCGGCGATCACGACCTCTTTCTTGGGGAAGTGTTAGTTGAGCATGTCGCTGAAGAAGCCCTCGATGAAAAGGACCGGATCCTGGTTGGAATGCTCGATCCGCTGTGCTACCTGCATGGCGAATACTGGTCTTGTGGTGAAAAGCTCGGCAAACACGGGTTCACAGTACGTTAA
- a CDS encoding NAD-binding protein, protein MYIVIVGGGHIGFHLSKHLKEDGHEVVILEKDKTHAAWMTTQLGEIVVHGDGCEARVLREVGVTRADVFVAVTGDDEDNLVACQTAKFYFMVKRTIARVVDPRHAALFERLGVDGTVSGTQLIYNIIDQEIETGKVIPIGALKKGNIEVVEVQISPLSPALGKKVRELELPEKAKALIVCVIREEQAALVTGDTEFHEGDIVVALVATDEEATLRDALAPSMDHAR, encoded by the coding sequence ATGTATATAGTCATAGTTGGCGGGGGACACATAGGGTTTCATCTTTCAAAACATTTGAAAGAGGATGGCCACGAAGTAGTCATTCTTGAGAAGGATAAAACGCACGCGGCTTGGATGACAACGCAGCTTGGCGAAATCGTTGTTCATGGCGATGGCTGTGAAGCCCGTGTATTGCGGGAAGTCGGAGTTACCCGAGCGGACGTTTTTGTGGCAGTAACCGGTGATGACGAAGACAACCTCGTCGCCTGCCAAACCGCTAAGTTTTACTTTATGGTAAAGCGCACCATCGCTAGAGTGGTTGACCCTCGACACGCAGCGCTATTCGAGCGACTTGGCGTTGACGGCACGGTCAGCGGCACTCAGCTTATCTACAATATCATCGATCAGGAAATTGAGACCGGCAAAGTTATTCCTATCGGCGCTCTGAAAAAGGGCAATATTGAAGTGGTGGAAGTCCAGATTAGTCCTCTTTCGCCTGCCCTCGGCAAAAAAGTGCGCGAACTCGAATTGCCTGAGAAAGCCAAAGCGCTTATCGTTTGCGTCATTCGAGAAGAGCAAGCCGCTCTCGTAACTGGTGATACCGAATTTCATGAGGGTGATATTGTTGTTGCGCTCGTGGCCACTGACGAAGAAGCCACTTTACGGGATGCGCTAGCTCCCTCCATGGATCACGCCAGGTAA
- the thyX gene encoding FAD-dependent thymidylate synthase — MAKRGTVQVALIFPDKDTIQKYYKGLIFLAARTCYSETSPQQIWDEYLSDQTPPDKVLGIIEHVIDSGHHSTIEHINFTFAISGVSRALTHQLVRHRIGVAFDQQSQRYVKYKDPHYVVPPTIEANPEAFAEYERFRDLSEEIYDHFLELGVPAEDARFVFPNGVATNLIMTVNLRELLHMSGLRLCTLAQWEIRNLFKCIRKELMTADPYFGKMLVPKCVTLGYCDEKRNEDEHCRIRPHKNTVFKVYQDYKSGKLSY; from the coding sequence ATGGCTAAGCGTGGAACGGTGCAAGTTGCTCTCATCTTTCCTGACAAGGATACCATCCAAAAATACTACAAAGGCCTGATTTTCCTCGCTGCTCGAACTTGCTATAGCGAAACCTCGCCTCAGCAGATTTGGGACGAATATTTGAGCGACCAAACTCCCCCCGATAAAGTTCTCGGCATAATCGAGCATGTAATAGATTCCGGCCACCATAGCACTATCGAGCATATCAATTTCACTTTTGCCATCTCCGGAGTAAGCCGCGCGCTGACTCATCAACTTGTTCGCCATCGTATCGGAGTCGCCTTTGACCAGCAAAGCCAGCGCTATGTTAAGTACAAAGACCCTCACTATGTTGTGCCTCCTACGATTGAAGCCAACCCTGAAGCTTTTGCCGAATACGAACGGTTTAGAGATTTAAGCGAAGAAATCTATGATCATTTCTTGGAACTGGGTGTCCCCGCTGAGGATGCGCGTTTCGTCTTCCCAAACGGAGTTGCCACCAATTTAATTATGACAGTGAACCTGCGAGAGCTGCTCCACATGTCCGGATTAAGGCTGTGCACTCTAGCTCAATGGGAGATCCGCAACCTGTTCAAATGCATTCGCAAAGAGCTAATGACTGCTGATCCCTATTTCGGCAAAATGCTGGTTCCCAAATGTGTAACGCTAGGCTATTGCGATGAAAAGCGAAACGAAGATGAACACTGCCGCATCCGCCCTCATAAAAACACCGTTTTCAAAGTCTACCAAGACTATAAATCCGGCAAATTGAGTTATTAA